The Gammaproteobacteria bacterium DNA segment CCTAAGTCATTTTCCACACGATCTGAAAAGGACGAAATCACAACACATTTGACTGTCCGAGCCATGTACCGCATTCGGTCCCGGGCGCCTCAACCTGGCGTATTGGACTCCACCCAGCGGTCCCCGCCTTCCAGGGTCTCCTTCTTCCAGAAAGGTGCGCGTGACTTCAGGTCTTCCATGATGAAACGGTTGGCCTCGTAGGCCGCGGCGCGGTGGGCCGACCAGACGGCAACCAGCACGATCGGGTCGCCGGGCGCGACCTCGCCGGTGCGGTGAACGACCAGGACATCCTGGATCTCCCAGCGTTTCGCGGCGGCCGCCGTGATCTGCTCGAGGTGCGCGTCGGTCATTCCCGGATAGTGCTCCAGACGCATGCGGGTCACCCGGTCGCCTTCATTGAGGCCCCGCATGGTCCCGACGAACACGGCCGTCGCACCATAGTTTCCAGCCAGGTCGGGCCGGCCGGCCTGGTGTCGGCGTACCTCATCCCAGGGATCGAATGGGTATTTGCGGATCTCTGTCTTCATCCCGTACTTCCATCGAGTCTCGCACCGGCAAGATCGGCACCCGAACGGCCGCGCTTCGATTACCATAGCGACTTGCGGTGCGGGCGGATCCAGCGTCTCCCGATTCTGCTCGCACGGAACTGAGGAGGTGACCCTCGCTACGCTTCACGATTCAGCAGACCTCCAGTCGGGCAGTTAGCGGCGGCTATGGGGGATTCGTGGAGGAATCGTTGCCGCGACGACCCACCAAAGATGCTGCAACATTGACCTGAGTTTCAATTGTACGCTCCCGGGAACCGCGCCACATGACAGATAAGGACATGACATCCCGTCGCCAGTTCGTCCCCCTGCAGATCGCGGTGATGACGATCTCCGATTCCCGGAGCGAGTCGACGGACAAGTCGGGGTCCCTACTCAGCGCCCGGATAGAACAGGCGGGCCATAGGCTTTGCGACAGGCGAATCGTCCCAGACGACATCTACGAGATCCGCGCTGCGGCATC contains these protein-coding regions:
- a CDS encoding molybdenum cofactor biosynthesis protein MoaE gives rise to the protein MKTEIRKYPFDPWDEVRRHQAGRPDLAGNYGATAVFVGTMRGLNEGDRVTRMRLEHYPGMTDAHLEQITAAAAKRWEIQDVLVVHRTGEVAPGDPIVLVAVWSAHRAAAYEANRFIMEDLKSRAPFWKKETLEGGDRWVESNTPG